The DNA segment tatttattttttgacaaCCAGTTGTATTATCTTGGCTCTCTCCTGCCGGGTAAATTATACCATCACTGTGATGGACCATTACTAGAACTTGGTTGGTGGTTTTGGATGGGGTGACCCTCGGCTGTATTACAAATTATAAACAGAATAACCCGATTCTGAGAGGTCtgtttacaaaaaaacaaaaccccacccaGAAACAGCAATTCTCAAGGATAGTAGTCAAAATAGATGATTTAACCACATAAACAAATTAGGATAGAGAATCATAAAATCacagaaacatagggctggaagagacctcaagaggcaTCTAGTTCAGTTCTATGAATTGAGGCacgaccaaataaacctagaccatccatggcaggtgtttgtccaacctgttcttaaaaacctctaattatgtggattccacaacctcccttggaagcctattccagagcttaactaccctgatagttgggaagtttttcctaatctctaacctaaatctcccttgctgcagattaagcccattacttcttgtcctaccttcagcagacatggagaacaattcatcaCCATCCTCTTTCTGAGAGCCCTTAACCTATTTGAAAAATTATCAGGTCAGACTAATAGAAGCAGTTTCATGGCAATAATGTAACTGAGGTGGTGATGCTGAAACACTATGCTGTAGCCACGCTTTGAGACCCAAAGGCTGACTAGGTCTTTAAAAATCCATTTGTCTTCATCTCACAATATCTCTTCTTTTtgtgcatgtgtacacacacacgtgGGTGCACCAAGGAATGTTCACTCTCTATGTGAATCCTAAAATTTCTTGCTCTAAAATCACCCTGCTATTTGGCATATCTTGCTATTGACAGGACTTCAGTGTCACAGTTCCTACAGCcggtggggaaaaaagaaaaaaaaagaaaaattgtttcagttttgcagggttttttttaaattttcatgaaATGTTTTTTGAAAACGTTCAAACTAttgtttgttttcccctcactttttcctttttgctacTGAGTGCAATAAAATGAACAGCGTCCAAGGCTTCAGATTTTTGgacacttttttcctttttcttagtCCTGGACTACATTGAACAATTAGACTGatctagctacatcgctcagggttgtgaaaaatttcatgcccgGAGCACCACAGTTAGGTCAACCTACCCCCCGgagtagatgcagctaggtcatcAGATGGGACACCACACACCCTCCCTAGGAACCTGGTGGGAGTGGGAGGACCAGGGCTCACGCTGGCACCCTATAGTTGGGGAGAGCAAGGATAAGAGGGAGGCAAAAGCTCCACCCCATAGGACCTAGCTACcactttctgttgatgtaggaagCGTCCATATTACGGCACTACAATGGCATAGCtgcagctggccctttaaggggagatgggcCTCAGTCCTCCTGTGACAAGCCTAACTTGCCTCCCCAGGTGAGAAAATGATTTTGGTCATGTGACTAAGTCAGGCCAAGCCTAGGGATATATAAGGGAGAGGCACTAAGGGGACACTAAGGAGTTGCTGGATAAAGAAGTCAACCAGCACACAGCCCCAGGATGGAGGACTGTGAGATCCCAGACTTGCGAGGTAAGTTACAGGCTGGGGAGGCCAAACTTTAAAGCCACAGTCGCAAGGCGGACTCAGACCCTaaatctgaagaagagaagaaaggaagcTTTGTGGGAGTTGAATTATATTGaacaaatcagactccaggaGAAGAGGAATATTGTTTCAAAGACTTTGCTTATGACTGAATTATTTTGGCAGAactcagagggaaactgaggcagggtgcctATAGGGCTGTCCTAGGCCACAATGGGATGTCCTGGGACAGTTACTTGTCTCTACACCATTTAGTTTACATTTTTCCACTCGAACTTTTCAAAGATGAGGGAGCTTTGAAAAGTTACAGCAAGGAAAGAGAGAAACAATGAGGGGAAAAATAGAAGAAGTGAAAGGAAAAACCCTCAACATCCTTCATTCTATTCTATTTGGTGGCAAAAATGGggagaaaagaggaggaaaaCCCCAAAATCTGATATTTTGAAAATCAATTTACAAGAACTAAAAGGAAATGttcattttgaaacaagaaaATTGTTTGTAATTTTCTGTCAAACAACTGAACAACCTTCATGAAATGATATATTCCTGCAAAACAACTGTTTTCAATTAAACTCTATTTTTCACAGGGAGTCTCTTGGCTGAAAAAGTTTAAACCAGTTCTAAAAATGACCTTTTCTAAGCTCACTCAGTGATAATGAGAATGTTGACAATGAGTCTTATACACATGAGAGGGGCGGAGCATACAAACTTCAAATGGGCTCAGATACCATGGCGACAGATGTGGCATAAGTGGATGGATCCCTTTGAAATTAAGCTCATCGGTACAAGTACAGTATATGTAGTAGAAATAATAGTAGCAAACCTTCAAGTAGTGTTTGATATTAGAGAAAAGAAATGCAGTCAAAAGTCTTCCTTGTGAATGCTCCTCCGTGCTTTGAATACACGTACATCCTTACTAGGATCGTAGTGGACCTCACGTACCGAAAATCGTCCCTTCAGCATCTCCAGGAAATTCTGATCCCGTTCATAGCGAATCCGACACGATAACAGAATAACAGTATGTTCTGAGCACAAGTGCTCCAGTGTCTGAAGCAGATCTGCAAAGGTGTCTTCCAGATAAATGATGTCTGCGCCCAGGATAAAGTCAAACTTTCCTGGTGAGAAGTTCCCCAAGTTTCTTCCCCAAGTCAGTTCCTTTACCACAGCTCTCGGCTGGAGGTCGGGAGGTAAGTTAGCCTGAACGTTTGACTCGAGAAATTCCAGTGCGGCTTCCCTGTCTGTGATGGTGACATGAGCACCTGTGTGGCACAAGGAGTGTAAGTGTCAAGACAAATAACTGATGCCCATCGATACAGCTTTTGGAATACAATTGCTCGTTTCCATTAAGGGTTAACAAAATTACTGAATAACAATGGAAACATTTACTGAGATGCTTGATTTTAAGTCAACTGACACTTGGaatatttagttttatttatgtTTAATGGTAAAAATAGTACTATCAGATCAAAATCGTTTTTGGAATAAATGACTGTATTTCTTTTTAGAAAGACGGAGCCAATTGCCAATTGAAGGAAACGACAGAATAAATGGTGGGAGATGATTATAAAAAAGTCTCATCTGATTTTTGCCCTGGTGTAGCAGCATCAGATTACCCCTAGGGACCCAGACAGAGCAGATGGGTAACCGAAGAGCCTTAGACATAGCTATTTTTTTCAATGGATGTTTAAGTTAGTTAATGGTTGCgatattttatttgaatttgGGCATAGTTTtaaactataacggggttcaaaagaaaattagataagttcctggaggataggtccatcaatgactattagccaagatggtcaaggactcaactccatgctctgggtgtccctagcatctgtttgcc comes from the Emys orbicularis isolate rEmyOrb1 chromosome 11, rEmyOrb1.hap1, whole genome shotgun sequence genome and includes:
- the METTL21A gene encoding protein N-lysine methyltransferase METTL21A, which codes for MDNKMALVPYDDSAVWGLQKFHKSSSVYHFASHTIQIKQNWKQLGVAAVVWDAAVVLCTYLEMGSIDLQGRSVIELGAGTGLLGIVATLLGAHVTITDREAALEFLESNVQANLPPDLQPRAVVKELTWGRNLGNFSPGKFDFILGADIIYLEDTFADLLQTLEHLCSEHTVILLSCRIRYERDQNFLEMLKGRFSVREVHYDPSKDVRVFKARRSIHKEDF